From Actinomyces sp. oral taxon 171 str. F0337, one genomic window encodes:
- the nuoI gene encoding NADH-quinone oxidoreductase subunit NuoI, translating to MTDRPHRSRGSQHDKWLRDAPSALARAFAPVAGYGVTISSMFRPVVTEQYPFEAPQVMPRYHGRHQLNRYDDGLEKCIGCELCAWACPADAIYVEAASNEPGAQYSPGERYGRVYQINYLRCIFCGMCIEACPTRALTMSTDFDELVGPGREGLIYEKEDLLAPVPEGAVAAPHPMVEGTEDGDYYRGRVAGSTQAQIDWVRAHRPDDPSLDDARAKAAPAASGRDSRQTVKGAL from the coding sequence ATGACTGATCGCCCCCACCGTTCCCGGGGCTCGCAGCACGACAAGTGGCTGCGCGACGCTCCCTCCGCCCTGGCCCGGGCCTTCGCGCCCGTGGCCGGCTACGGGGTCACCATCTCCTCGATGTTCCGCCCGGTGGTCACCGAGCAGTACCCCTTCGAGGCGCCCCAGGTGATGCCCCGGTACCACGGGCGCCACCAGCTCAACCGCTACGACGACGGCCTGGAGAAGTGCATCGGCTGTGAGCTGTGCGCCTGGGCCTGCCCCGCCGACGCGATCTACGTCGAGGCCGCCTCCAACGAGCCCGGCGCCCAGTACTCGCCCGGCGAGCGCTACGGGCGCGTCTACCAGATCAACTACCTGCGCTGCATCTTCTGCGGCATGTGCATCGAGGCCTGCCCCACCCGGGCCCTGACCATGTCCACCGACTTCGATGAGCTCGTCGGCCCCGGCCGCGAGGGCCTCATCTACGAGAAGGAGGACCTGCTGGCCCCCGTGCCCGAGGGCGCCGTGGCCGCACCCCACCCCATGGTCGAGGGCACCGAGGACGGCGACTACTACCGTGGGCGGGTCGCCGGCTCCACCCAGGCCCAGATCGACTGGGTGCGGGCCCACCGGCCCGACGACCCCAGTCTGGACGACGCCCGCGCCAAGGCCGCCCCCGCCGCCTCCGGACGGGACAGCCGTCAGACCGTGAAGGGAGCCCTGTGA
- the nuoH gene encoding NADH-quinone oxidoreductase subunit NuoH → MNPIHAAQAAADDAISNGGVTADFSAETWWLTVIKAGFIVAFLIVSVMMALWVERRGLARMQTRLGPNVNGPMGLLQAVADAGKLIMKEDFWLKGAEKVIYLLAPLIAAFSAFMVYAVIPFGPQVSIFGHSTPLQLTDFPVAVLYILAITAFGVYGIILGGWSTHSTYPLFGAVRSAAQVISYELSMSLSILTVFLASGTMSTSGIVSAQQRIWWAVAMLPSFIIYVISMVGEVNRLPFDLPEAEGELVAGHMVEYSSMKFAWYFLAEYINMFNVSAVCVTLFLGGWRSTILSLFWEGANSGWWPMLWFVAKVWAVMFFMVWTRGTLVRIRYDHFMKLGWKVLIPLSLVWFVLVAVVRAFRTFSGASVQALLLPMAVVFCVIMLILFLMPDKEEEEELYDEYDDEDADDADDADDVDDDVEIMSTEDDHVAFLEGFPVPPPPGKSLPPSPRARRAALAAEAATSADDSETGAATSVGLLEDVDLEDDDAAASADSAASAQSPDSAGTAGTASTDAATALPTFTLDLKADSAGGKDTDTAAEAPQEGKDD, encoded by the coding sequence GTGAACCCGATCCACGCGGCTCAGGCCGCTGCCGACGACGCCATCTCCAACGGAGGTGTGACCGCCGACTTCTCCGCCGAGACCTGGTGGCTGACCGTCATCAAGGCCGGCTTCATCGTCGCCTTCCTCATCGTCAGCGTCATGATGGCCCTGTGGGTGGAGCGACGCGGCCTGGCCCGCATGCAGACCCGCCTGGGCCCCAACGTCAACGGCCCCATGGGCCTGCTCCAGGCTGTCGCCGACGCCGGCAAGCTCATCATGAAGGAGGACTTCTGGCTCAAGGGGGCCGAGAAGGTCATCTACCTCCTGGCGCCGCTCATCGCCGCCTTCAGCGCCTTCATGGTCTACGCGGTCATCCCCTTCGGGCCGCAGGTGAGCATCTTCGGCCACTCCACGCCCCTGCAGCTGACCGACTTCCCGGTGGCGGTCCTCTACATCCTGGCCATCACCGCCTTCGGCGTCTACGGCATCATCCTGGGCGGATGGTCCACGCACTCCACCTACCCACTCTTCGGCGCCGTGCGCAGCGCCGCTCAGGTCATCTCCTACGAGCTGAGCATGAGCCTGTCCATCCTCACGGTCTTCCTGGCCTCGGGAACCATGTCCACCTCCGGGATCGTCAGCGCCCAGCAGCGCATCTGGTGGGCCGTGGCGATGCTGCCCAGCTTCATCATCTACGTCATCTCCATGGTCGGTGAGGTCAACCGCCTCCCCTTCGACCTTCCCGAGGCGGAGGGCGAGCTCGTCGCCGGCCACATGGTCGAGTACTCCTCGATGAAGTTCGCCTGGTACTTCCTGGCCGAGTACATCAACATGTTCAACGTCTCGGCCGTGTGCGTCACCCTGTTCCTGGGTGGCTGGCGCTCGACGATCCTCAGCTTGTTCTGGGAGGGCGCCAACTCCGGCTGGTGGCCGATGCTCTGGTTCGTCGCCAAGGTCTGGGCCGTCATGTTCTTCATGGTCTGGACCCGCGGAACCCTGGTACGCATCCGCTACGACCACTTCATGAAGCTGGGCTGGAAGGTCCTCATCCCGCTCTCCCTGGTCTGGTTCGTGCTGGTGGCGGTGGTGCGCGCCTTCCGCACCTTCTCGGGCGCCTCGGTGCAGGCGCTGCTGCTGCCGATGGCCGTCGTCTTCTGCGTCATCATGCTCATCCTCTTCCTCATGCCCGACAAGGAGGAAGAGGAGGAGCTCTACGACGAGTACGACGATGAGGACGCGGACGACGCGGACGACGCTGACGACGTCGACGACGACGTCGAGATCATGAGCACCGAGGACGACCATGTCGCCTTCCTCGAGGGCTTCCCCGTCCCGCCGCCTCCGGGCAAGTCCCTGCCGCCCTCACCGCGTGCCCGCCGCGCCGCCCTGGCGGCGGAAGCGGCCACCTCGGCCGACGACTCCGAGACCGGGGCGGCCACCTCCGTCGGCCTCCTAGAGGACGTCGACCTCGAGGACGATGACGCGGCCGCCTCCGCGGACTCCGCCGCATCTGCCCAGTCCCCCGACTCGGCCGGCACGGCCGGCACGGCCAGCACGGACGCGGCCACCGCCCTGCCCACCTTCACCCTTGACCTCAAGGCCGACTCGGCCGGCGGCAAGGACACAGACACGGCCGCTGAGGCACCCCAGGAGGGAAAAGATGACTGA
- a CDS encoding NADH-quinone oxidoreductase subunit G, with protein sequence MTAETTTKSSAPAAPPAPEMVHMTIDGLPVEVEKGTLLIRAAEQVGVRIPRFCDHPLLAPSANCRQCLVEVAMPGRDGVVRPMPKPQPSCAMTAMEGMEISTQATSEVAAKAQAGTMEFLLINHPLDCPVCDKGGECPLQNQALELMASGAQSATRFTDVKRTFPKPLRLTSNILLDRDRCILCQRCVRFADQIPGDPFIALQGRGGGHPSFDMDGDPEHTGGLYSEQIGRFDARVLDFHTEPTQEPLDADLQTIRGVPSLSALGDLTGPGGEPGASDGTDYGPDLGAGREDLDASGRPFASYFSGNIIQICPVGALTSAKYRFRARPMDLVSTDSVTEHDASGSAIRVDMRRGVVLRHLAGNDPEVNEEWITDKDRFAFTWSSQPDRLTVPLVRDEETGELVTTSWSDALDVAAQGLARAASDGGVGLLPGGRLTLEDAWAWSRFARTVLGTNDIDQRVRSHSPEEDTFLAARVAGTGLCAVTYRHLEKAGQVLLLGLEPEDECGSLFLRLRKGVRAGGVKVATVTTCLSAGSRKLSAQAILTPPGEEARVVAHLSQTHPDLVEALRADGATILIGERAARVPGLLSVADTLATATGAHLAWVPRRSGERGGIETGLLPGLLPGGRPVTDPEARAQVERAWNLGPEHLLPTTPGRDATAILSALLEGSLGGAVIGGIDLRDFPDPGLARAALAASGFTVQLEVRRSEVSEHADVVLPVAPAVEKNGTFVNWEGRVRPFGQAHVSRARTDRQVLGMLSGEMGVDLQVDDLVVLHEQLADLGLWRGQRPSVAFGPAPQIGTEALASADGVEARLTTHKPMLDAGRLQDGEPFLAATALRPIARVGTDLAQRLSLASGQEVTVATATGSITLPAVVGGVSDGTVWLPECSAGSTVHQTLGAGHGSQVTLTHAAEVLR encoded by the coding sequence ATGACTGCTGAGACGACCACCAAGAGCTCCGCACCCGCGGCGCCCCCGGCCCCCGAGATGGTCCACATGACCATCGACGGACTCCCCGTCGAGGTCGAGAAGGGGACCCTCCTCATCCGCGCCGCCGAGCAGGTCGGCGTGCGCATCCCGCGCTTCTGCGACCACCCGCTGCTCGCGCCGTCTGCCAACTGCCGCCAGTGCCTGGTGGAGGTGGCCATGCCGGGGCGCGACGGCGTCGTGCGGCCCATGCCCAAGCCCCAGCCCTCCTGCGCCATGACCGCCATGGAGGGCATGGAGATCTCCACCCAGGCCACCAGCGAGGTCGCCGCCAAGGCCCAGGCCGGCACCATGGAGTTCCTCCTCATCAACCACCCGCTGGACTGCCCGGTGTGCGACAAGGGCGGCGAGTGCCCCCTGCAGAACCAGGCCCTGGAGCTCATGGCCTCCGGAGCCCAGTCCGCCACCCGCTTCACCGATGTCAAGCGCACCTTCCCCAAGCCGTTGCGACTGACCAGCAACATCCTGCTGGACCGCGACCGCTGCATCCTGTGCCAGCGCTGCGTGCGCTTCGCCGATCAGATCCCCGGTGACCCCTTCATCGCCCTCCAGGGCCGCGGAGGCGGGCACCCCTCCTTCGACATGGACGGCGACCCCGAGCACACCGGGGGCCTGTACTCCGAGCAGATCGGGCGCTTCGACGCCCGCGTCCTGGACTTCCACACCGAGCCGACCCAGGAGCCGCTCGACGCCGACCTCCAGACGATCCGCGGCGTCCCCTCCCTGAGCGCCCTGGGCGACCTGACCGGCCCCGGCGGCGAGCCCGGCGCCTCCGACGGCACCGACTACGGCCCCGACCTGGGCGCCGGCCGCGAGGACCTGGACGCCTCCGGGCGCCCCTTCGCCTCCTACTTCTCGGGCAACATCATCCAGATCTGCCCCGTGGGCGCCCTGACCTCCGCGAAGTACCGCTTCCGGGCCCGCCCCATGGACCTGGTCTCCACCGACTCCGTCACCGAGCACGACGCCTCCGGATCCGCCATCCGCGTCGACATGCGCCGCGGCGTCGTCCTGCGCCACCTGGCCGGCAACGACCCCGAGGTCAACGAGGAGTGGATCACCGACAAGGACCGCTTCGCCTTCACCTGGTCCTCCCAGCCCGACCGCCTCACCGTGCCGCTCGTGCGCGACGAGGAGACCGGCGAGCTCGTCACCACCTCCTGGTCCGACGCCCTGGACGTGGCCGCCCAGGGACTGGCCCGCGCCGCCTCCGACGGGGGAGTGGGGCTCCTGCCCGGTGGCCGCCTCACCCTGGAGGACGCCTGGGCCTGGTCCCGCTTCGCCCGCACCGTCCTGGGCACCAACGACATCGACCAGCGCGTGCGCAGCCACAGCCCGGAGGAGGACACCTTCCTGGCCGCCCGGGTGGCCGGAACCGGACTGTGCGCCGTCACCTACCGCCACCTGGAGAAGGCCGGCCAGGTCCTGCTCCTGGGCCTGGAGCCCGAGGACGAGTGCGGCTCCCTGTTCCTGCGCCTGCGCAAGGGCGTGCGCGCCGGCGGCGTCAAGGTGGCCACCGTGACCACCTGCCTGAGCGCCGGCAGCCGCAAGCTCTCCGCCCAGGCCATCCTCACCCCGCCCGGTGAGGAGGCCCGCGTCGTCGCTCACCTCAGCCAGACCCACCCCGACCTCGTCGAGGCCCTGCGGGCCGACGGCGCCACCATCCTCATCGGTGAGCGCGCCGCCCGCGTCCCCGGCCTGCTGAGCGTCGCCGACACCCTGGCCACCGCCACCGGAGCCCACCTGGCCTGGGTCCCGCGCCGCAGCGGCGAGCGCGGCGGCATCGAGACGGGCCTGCTGCCCGGCCTCCTGCCCGGCGGGCGCCCCGTGACCGACCCCGAGGCCCGAGCCCAGGTCGAGCGGGCCTGGAACCTGGGCCCCGAGCACCTCCTGCCCACGACACCGGGCCGCGACGCCACCGCCATCCTCTCGGCCCTCCTGGAGGGGAGCCTCGGCGGCGCCGTCATCGGCGGCATCGACCTGCGCGACTTCCCCGACCCGGGCCTGGCCCGAGCGGCCCTGGCCGCCAGCGGCTTCACCGTCCAGCTCGAGGTGCGCCGCAGCGAGGTCAGCGAGCACGCCGACGTCGTCCTGCCCGTGGCCCCGGCCGTGGAGAAGAACGGCACCTTCGTCAACTGGGAGGGGCGCGTGCGCCCCTTCGGTCAGGCCCACGTCTCACGTGCTCGCACAGACCGCCAGGTCCTGGGCATGCTCTCAGGCGAGATGGGGGTCGACCTCCAGGTCGACGACCTGGTCGTCCTGCACGAGCAGCTCGCCGACCTGGGCCTGTGGCGCGGGCAGCGCCCGTCGGTCGCCTTCGGGCCCGCCCCGCAGATCGGCACCGAGGCTCTCGCCTCCGCTGACGGTGTGGAGGCCCGCCTGACCACCCACAAGCCCATGCTCGACGCCGGACGCCTCCAGGACGGCGAGCCCTTCCTGGCCGCCACCGCCCTGCGCCCCATCGCCCGGGTGGGCACCGACCTCGCCCAGCGCCTGTCGCTGGCGTCCGGCCAGGAGGTGACCGTGGCGACCGCCACCGGATCGATCACCCTGCCGGCCGTCGTCGGCGGTGTCAGCGACGGCACCGTGTGGCTGCCCGAGTGCTCGGCCGGATCCACCGTCCACCAGACCCTGGGTGCCGGGCACGGCTCCCAGGTCACCCTGACCCACGCAGCGGAGGTACTGAGGTGA
- the nuoF gene encoding NADH-quinone oxidoreductase subunit NuoF: MSDTATYTAPGTLTPVLSDLWDQERSWTLQAYLDHGGYEGLKQAKTLSSEDLITLIKDSGLRGRGGAGFPTGLKWSFLPPVDGGPRYLVVNADESEPGTCKDIPTIMSNPQALIEGIAITSRAIGGDHAFVYLRGEVPHVYRRLLSAVREATESGLLDTGFGLDGQQPLRITAHAGAGAYICGEETALLDSLEGRRGHPRLKPPFPAVAGLYARPTVVNNVETIASVPEILARGAQWYSTMGTEKSKGHGIFSVSGHVAHPGQYEAPFGITMRELIELSGGIRPGHELKFWVPGGSSTPIFGPDELDVPLDYESVAEAGSMLGTRALQVFDETVSVVRVVTRWTEFYQHESCGKCTPCREGTYWMRQIMLRLEAGRGLPGDVEKLESIASNIAGRSFCALGDASATPVLTGIKRFREEFEAGYTAAAGELFPYAASSVFESAR; encoded by the coding sequence GTGAGTGACACCGCCACCTACACCGCGCCGGGGACCCTCACCCCGGTCCTGAGCGACCTGTGGGACCAGGAGCGCTCCTGGACCCTGCAGGCCTACCTCGACCACGGCGGATACGAGGGCCTGAAGCAGGCCAAGACCCTCAGCAGCGAGGACCTCATCACCCTCATCAAGGACTCCGGCCTGCGCGGGCGCGGCGGCGCCGGATTCCCCACCGGTCTGAAGTGGTCCTTCCTGCCCCCGGTCGACGGCGGCCCGCGCTACCTCGTGGTCAACGCCGACGAGTCCGAGCCGGGCACCTGCAAGGACATCCCCACGATCATGTCCAACCCGCAGGCGCTCATCGAGGGCATCGCCATCACCTCGCGCGCCATCGGCGGCGACCACGCCTTCGTCTACCTGCGCGGCGAGGTCCCCCACGTCTACCGCCGCCTGCTCAGCGCCGTGCGCGAGGCCACCGAGTCCGGCCTGCTGGACACCGGCTTCGGGCTCGACGGTCAGCAGCCGCTGCGCATCACCGCCCACGCCGGGGCCGGCGCCTACATCTGCGGTGAGGAGACCGCCCTGCTGGACTCCCTGGAGGGCCGCCGCGGCCACCCCCGCCTCAAGCCGCCCTTCCCCGCCGTCGCCGGCCTCTACGCCCGCCCCACGGTGGTCAACAACGTCGAGACCATCGCCTCGGTCCCGGAGATCCTGGCCCGCGGCGCCCAGTGGTACTCCACCATGGGCACCGAGAAGTCCAAGGGCCACGGCATCTTCTCCGTCTCCGGCCACGTGGCCCACCCCGGCCAGTACGAGGCCCCCTTCGGCATCACCATGCGCGAGCTCATCGAGCTCTCCGGCGGCATCCGCCCCGGCCACGAGCTGAAGTTCTGGGTGCCGGGGGGCTCCTCGACACCGATCTTCGGCCCCGACGAGCTCGACGTCCCCCTGGACTACGAGTCCGTGGCCGAGGCCGGCTCCATGCTGGGAACCCGCGCCCTGCAGGTCTTCGACGAGACCGTCTCCGTGGTGCGCGTGGTCACCCGCTGGACCGAGTTCTACCAGCACGAGTCCTGCGGCAAGTGCACCCCCTGCCGCGAGGGCACCTACTGGATGCGTCAGATCATGCTGCGCCTGGAGGCCGGGCGCGGACTGCCCGGCGACGTCGAGAAGCTCGAGTCCATCGCCTCCAACATCGCCGGGCGCTCCTTCTGCGCCCTGGGTGACGCCTCCGCCACCCCGGTCCTGACCGGCATCAAGCGGTTCCGCGAGGAGTTCGAGGCCGGCTACACCGCCGCCGCCGGTGAGCTCTTCCCCTACGCCGCCTCCTCCGTCTTCGAAAGCGCACGGTGA
- the nuoE gene encoding NADH-quinone oxidoreductase subunit NuoE: protein MSTTENAVNPAVETIATVSAVGPVGTVAQAAVAAGYSAEVAQGLQDDIERIIARYPAGKERSALIPMLHLIQSVDGYVSPAGIALCAARLGLERAEVSAVATFYSQFRRHPVGTYHVGVCTNALCAVMGGDEIWSAVTEHTGLGAEETSEDGTISLERVECNAACDYAPVVMVNWEFFDNQTPDSAVAMIKALERGEDVVPTRGPETVPTFRENERLLAGFEDGRTDEGRGPGEPTLRGLRIAREQGWTAPKEETK from the coding sequence ATGAGCACCACCGAGAACGCAGTCAACCCAGCCGTCGAGACCATCGCGACCGTCAGCGCGGTCGGCCCGGTGGGCACCGTCGCGCAAGCCGCCGTCGCCGCCGGCTACAGCGCCGAGGTCGCCCAGGGCCTCCAGGACGACATTGAGCGGATCATCGCCCGCTACCCGGCGGGCAAGGAGCGCAGCGCCCTCATCCCGATGCTCCACCTCATCCAGTCCGTGGACGGCTACGTCTCGCCGGCCGGCATCGCCTTGTGCGCCGCCAGGCTCGGCCTGGAGCGGGCCGAGGTCAGCGCCGTGGCCACCTTCTACAGCCAGTTCCGCCGCCACCCGGTGGGCACCTACCACGTGGGCGTGTGCACCAACGCCCTGTGCGCCGTCATGGGTGGGGACGAGATCTGGTCGGCGGTCACCGAGCACACCGGCCTGGGCGCCGAGGAGACCAGCGAGGACGGCACCATCAGCCTCGAGCGCGTCGAGTGCAACGCCGCCTGCGACTACGCCCCCGTCGTCATGGTCAACTGGGAGTTCTTCGACAACCAGACCCCCGACTCCGCCGTCGCCATGATCAAGGCCCTCGAGCGCGGCGAGGACGTCGTTCCCACCCGTGGCCCCGAGACCGTCCCCACCTTCCGCGAGAACGAGCGCCTGCTGGCCGGCTTCGAGGACGGTCGCACCGATGAGGGGCGCGGCCCCGGTGAGCCGACCCTGCGCGGCCTGCGCATCGCCCGCGAGCAGGGCTGGACCGCGCCGAAGGAGGAGACCAAGTGA
- a CDS encoding NADH-quinone oxidoreductase subunit D, whose amino-acid sequence MSTTSTFRASGPATDELSSGAEQFTVSGGDWDDVVAQIAERDEADRLRNDRIVLNMGPVHPSTHGVLRLVLEADGEVVTEVRVGTGYLHTGIEKNMEYRTWVQGETFVTRMDYVAPFFQEVGYALAVEKLLGITDDIPEKATVTRVLLMELNRIASHVVAVGTGGNELGGTTLMTIAFRCRENILKAFEMVSGLRMNHAYIRPGGLAQDIPEGFTEFVRSVMPDMKKDIHELELLLLENPILKSRFIGVGEISLAGGLALGLTGPCLRAAGYPLDLRRSNPYCGYETYDFRVPTYRVSDCYNRLRIRLDEAYESLKIVSQCLDRLDEIAARGDDPSNTTMVADPTIAWPARMSIATDGQGQSLEHVREIMGSSMESLIHHFKLVTQGFRVPAGQVYQTVEHAKGILGVHAVSDGGTRPYRVHFRDPSFSNLQSLAMMGEGGMIADLVPTLASIDPVLGGVDR is encoded by the coding sequence ATGAGCACGACAAGCACCTTCCGCGCCTCCGGCCCCGCTACGGACGAGCTGTCCTCCGGCGCCGAGCAGTTCACCGTCAGCGGCGGGGACTGGGACGACGTCGTCGCCCAGATCGCCGAGCGCGACGAGGCCGACCGCCTGCGCAACGACCGGATCGTCCTCAACATGGGCCCGGTCCACCCCTCCACCCACGGCGTGCTGCGCCTGGTCCTGGAGGCCGACGGCGAGGTCGTCACCGAGGTCCGTGTCGGAACCGGCTACCTGCACACCGGTATCGAGAAGAACATGGAGTACCGCACCTGGGTGCAGGGCGAGACCTTCGTGACCCGCATGGACTACGTGGCCCCCTTCTTCCAGGAGGTCGGCTACGCGCTCGCCGTCGAGAAGCTCCTGGGCATCACCGACGACATCCCCGAGAAGGCCACCGTCACCCGCGTGCTGCTCATGGAGCTCAACCGCATCGCCTCCCACGTCGTGGCCGTGGGCACCGGGGGCAACGAGCTGGGCGGCACCACGCTCATGACCATCGCCTTCCGCTGCCGCGAGAACATCCTCAAGGCCTTCGAGATGGTCTCCGGGCTGCGCATGAACCACGCCTACATCCGCCCCGGGGGGCTGGCCCAGGACATCCCCGAGGGCTTCACCGAGTTCGTGCGCTCGGTCATGCCGGACATGAAGAAGGACATCCACGAGCTCGAGCTGCTGCTCCTGGAGAACCCGATCCTCAAGTCCCGCTTCATCGGCGTGGGGGAGATCAGCCTCGCCGGAGGGCTCGCCCTGGGCCTGACCGGGCCGTGCCTGCGAGCGGCCGGCTACCCGCTGGACCTGCGGCGATCCAACCCCTACTGCGGCTACGAGACCTACGACTTCCGGGTCCCCACCTACCGGGTCTCCGACTGCTACAACCGCCTGCGCATCCGCCTGGACGAGGCCTACGAGTCCCTCAAGATCGTCTCCCAGTGCCTGGACCGCCTCGACGAGATCGCCGCCCGCGGCGACGACCCCTCCAACACCACGATGGTGGCCGACCCGACCATCGCCTGGCCCGCACGCATGTCCATCGCCACCGACGGCCAGGGCCAGTCCCTGGAGCACGTGCGCGAGATCATGGGCAGCTCCATGGAGTCCCTCATCCACCACTTCAAGCTGGTGACCCAGGGCTTCAGGGTCCCGGCCGGGCAGGTCTACCAGACCGTCGAGCACGCCAAGGGGATCCTGGGCGTCCACGCCGTCTCCGACGGCGGCACCCGCCCCTACCGGGTCCACTTCCGTGACCCCTCCTTCTCCAACCTGCAGTCGTTGGCCATGATGGGGGAGGGCGGCATGATCGCCGACCTCGTGCCCACCCTGGCCTCCATCGACCCCGTCCTGGGAGGCGTGGACCGCTGA
- a CDS encoding NADH-quinone oxidoreductase subunit C, which translates to MSEKNAPGHDSGSDALPEIPEVSAVPAVPEVAGTPVRPELRLEVIAAPTGQFGASDAGDTTGYGEHRSVVTLAPAAARPYGDWFDGVVDALVEDLQEAGIDPAAAIEKVVIEHDELTLFIAREHLLDVARPLRDDQDLRFELCLGVSGVHYPELTGRELHACIQLMSLTHGGRQLRLQVACPDSDPHVPSLVSLYPGNDWHERETWDLMGIVFDGHPHLTRTAMPDDWVGHPQRKDYPLGGIPVEYKGAQTPPADTRRSYR; encoded by the coding sequence ATGAGTGAGAAGAACGCTCCGGGACACGACTCGGGCTCCGACGCCCTGCCCGAGATCCCCGAGGTCTCGGCGGTCCCCGCCGTCCCCGAGGTCGCCGGCACCCCCGTGCGCCCCGAGCTGCGCCTGGAGGTCATCGCCGCCCCCACCGGCCAGTTCGGCGCCTCCGACGCCGGCGACACCACCGGCTACGGCGAGCACCGCAGCGTCGTCACCCTCGCCCCCGCCGCCGCGCGTCCCTACGGCGACTGGTTCGACGGCGTCGTCGACGCCCTCGTCGAGGACCTCCAGGAGGCCGGCATCGACCCGGCCGCCGCCATCGAGAAGGTCGTCATCGAGCACGACGAGCTCACCCTGTTCATCGCCCGAGAGCACCTGCTCGACGTCGCGCGCCCCCTGCGCGACGACCAGGACCTGCGCTTCGAGCTGTGCCTGGGCGTCAGCGGAGTCCACTACCCCGAGCTGACCGGGCGCGAGCTGCACGCCTGCATCCAGCTCATGAGCCTGACCCACGGAGGGCGCCAGCTGCGCCTTCAGGTCGCCTGCCCCGACTCGGACCCGCACGTGCCCTCCCTCGTCTCCCTCTACCCCGGCAACGACTGGCACGAGCGTGAGACCTGGGACCTCATGGGCATCGTCTTCGACGGCCACCCCCACCTGACCCGCACCGCCATGCCCGACGACTGGGTGGGCCACCCCCAGCGCAAGGACTACCCGCTGGGCGGCATCCCCGTCGAGTACAAGGGCGCCCAGACCCCGCCCGCCGACACCCGGAGGTCCTACCGCTGA
- a CDS encoding NADH-quinone oxidoreductase subunit B produces MKKHNAFMASIPSKRNDPHAAAAAEVDSPGFLLTTVEKLAGLAQARSMWPVTMGLACCAIEMMAAGTPRFDMARFGWEVFRASPRHADVMIVSGRVSHKMAPIVRNVYDSMPEPKWVISMGACASSGGIFNNYAVVQGCDHIVPVDIYLPGCPPRPEMLLNAMLELTRQIEKKPLFKHREEIARAVEAAALSATPTHEMKGLLA; encoded by the coding sequence ATGAAAAAGCACAACGCCTTCATGGCGTCCATCCCCTCCAAACGCAATGACCCCCACGCCGCCGCTGCCGCCGAGGTGGACAGCCCGGGCTTCCTGCTGACCACCGTCGAGAAGCTCGCGGGCCTGGCCCAGGCCCGCTCCATGTGGCCCGTCACCATGGGCCTGGCCTGCTGCGCCATCGAGATGATGGCCGCCGGCACCCCCCGCTTCGACATGGCCCGCTTCGGCTGGGAGGTCTTCCGCGCCTCCCCGCGCCACGCCGACGTCATGATCGTCTCGGGCCGCGTCTCCCACAAGATGGCCCCGATCGTGCGCAATGTCTACGACTCCATGCCCGAGCCCAAGTGGGTCATCTCCATGGGGGCCTGCGCCTCGTCGGGAGGCATCTTCAACAACTACGCCGTCGTCCAGGGCTGCGACCACATCGTCCCGGTGGACATCTACCTGCCGGGCTGCCCGCCGCGCCCCGAGATGCTCCTCAACGCCATGCTCGAGCTCACCCGCCAGATCGAGAAGAAGCCGCTGTTCAAGCACCGCGAGGAGATCGCCCGCGCCGTCGAGGCCGCCGCCCTGTCGGCCACCCCCACCCATGAGATGAAGGGCCTGCTGGCATGA
- the ndhC gene encoding NADH-quinone oxidoreductase subunit A produces the protein MNPYASLLIMAALALLVAVGGLAMSAIISPARRNRVKVANYECGIDPTPANTEHGRFPVSFYLVGMTFIIFDVEVVFLYPWATAFGRLGFFGLGAAVLFIGLITVPYILEWRRGGLDWD, from the coding sequence ATGAACCCCTACGCCTCCCTGCTCATCATGGCCGCACTGGCCCTCCTGGTGGCCGTCGGCGGCCTGGCCATGAGCGCCATCATCAGCCCCGCCCGGCGCAACCGGGTCAAGGTGGCCAACTACGAGTGCGGCATCGACCCCACCCCCGCCAACACCGAGCACGGGCGCTTCCCCGTCTCCTTCTACCTGGTGGGCATGACCTTCATCATCTTCGACGTCGAGGTGGTCTTCCTCTACCCCTGGGCCACGGCCTTCGGGCGCCTGGGGTTCTTCGGGCTGGGAGCGGCCGTCCTGTTCATCGGCCTCATCACCGTGCCCTACATCCTCGAGTGGCGTCGCGGCGGACTGGACTGGGACTGA